The Aspergillus chevalieri M1 DNA, chromosome 5, nearly complete sequence genome includes a region encoding these proteins:
- a CDS encoding ankyrin repeat and BTB/POZ domain protein (COG:S;~EggNog:ENOG410PGYX;~InterPro:IPR036770,IPR002110,IPR000210,IPR011333, IPR020683;~PFAM:PF12796,PF00023,PF00651,PF13637,PF13857;~go_function: GO:0005515 - protein binding [Evidence IEA]), which produces MAENEPTVLRKDQLEISLHNEKKLIKEGTIKDDNPLDLSRPFEELCNACRQGDLKVCQEKITEGVNVNARDSYDYTPLILASLCGHFEVVRLLLESGALCERDTFQGERCLYNALNDRIRNLLLEYDYSKSTDPIQPLAAHISSLLVRDQPVTSDIIVTVDDESLHLHKFILSARSPYFRQKLAAAPDSTTWLLPSHIPPQAFVAAIKYLYFGEAPRELRSGPGTGFTESEVFVGIDKIAKHLEIQSLLDSMLDSGDRRMARQRRTIEISRGRDQLEEWFRENVLRNRIVMETSKVDQVKWDRSNAVFADVLLRADEVPEEPEEDTNDAESQTYTKDDKVQISTLFPCHRAVLLRSEFFHAMFSSSFREAHVSNHLKIIDVDCSPEVLEIVLAFLYTERADFSLDVAVDVLFAADMLFIEKLKTKAAVVISTLGSGNMSQAEAARTRGGAEEDELDIYSIVRAAWLTRVQRLEEFAARYLAYRLEAHIDTPEFAELIEESAFRVKGRQETDTIEMLDDIRFYLGERFRLRFDDAGVQEMMEREVQSKDTETDNTEDVSKITDGVKTLEIPKTAEKGADVAQVASQKRPQEGQDAPVFETLDGEVTNDEFSKDAINYQILMDKLDQLLENLNLEA; this is translated from the exons ATGGCGGAGAACGAACCGACTGTACTTCGCAAGGATCAATTAGAAATCAGCCTGCACAATGAGAAGAAATTGATCAAGGAGGGAACGATCAAGGATGACAACCCACTAGATCTCAGTCGACCATTCGAGGAATTATGCAATGCTTGTCGACAGGGTGACTTGAAAGTTTGCCAGGAGAAGATAACTGAAGGTGTCAATGTCAATGCCCGCGACTCTTACGACTATACTCCGTTGATCTTG GCCAGTCTTTGTGGGCATTTTGAAGTGGTGCGACTTCTGCTCGAGTCGGGTGCGTTGTGTGAGCGAGATACATTCCAGGGAGAAAG ATGTCTATACAACGCTTTAAATGACCGTATACGGAACTTGTTGCTCGAATACGATTATTCCAAGTCGACCGACCCGATTCAACCGCTCGCTGCGCATATCTCTTCACTTCTTGTCCGTGACCAACCTGTTACCTCGGATATTATCGTCACTGTGGATGATGAGTCCCTTCACCTACATAAGTTCATACTGTCGGCACGGTCTCCTTATTTCCGACAAAAACTGGCCGCTGCTCCTGATAGTACAACATGGCTACTTCCCAGTCACATCCCACCACAAGCATTTGTGGCGGCAATAAAATATCTATATTTTGGAGAAGCTCCTCGTGAATTGCGGAGTGGTCCAGGAACAGGGTTTACCGAGTCGGAGGTCTTTGTGGGAATCGATAAGATTGCGAAACACCTTGAAATCCAGAGTCTCCTAGACAGCATGCTCGATAGTGGAGACCGGCGGATGGCTAGACAGCGGAGAACTATTGAGATTTCTCGAGGCCGGGATCAGCTGGAGGAATGGTTCCGAGAGAACGTTCTTCGCAATCGTATTGTGATGGAAACATCCAAAGTAGACCAGGTCAAATGGGACCGCAGCAATGCGGTTTTCGCGGACGTCTTACTTAGGGCTGATGAAGTTCCGGAGGAGCCGGAGGAAGATACCAACGACGCTGAGTCGCAGACTTATACAAAAGATGACAAGGTCCAGATATCGACTTTGTTCCCTTGTCATCGAGCGGTGCTTCTGCGATCCGAGTTCTTCCATGCCATGTTCTCTTCTAGCTTCCGTGAGGCGCATGTTTCGAATCATCTCAAAATAATTGATGTGGACTGTTCTCCGGAAGTCCTCGAGATTGTCCTAGCCTTTCTTTATACAGAAAGAGCTGATTTCTCGCTCGACGTTGCTGTCGATGTTTTATTTGCAGCTGATATGTTATTCATTGAGAAGTTGAAGACGAAGGCTGCGGTTGTGATCAGTACCCTTGGAAGCGGCAACATGTCACAGGCAGAGGCTGCAAGGACACGAGGAGGAGCggaagaggatgaacttgataTCTACTCCATCGTTCGCGCTGCTTGGTTGACCCGGGTCCAACGCCTGGAAGAATTCGCGGCTCGATATCTGGCATATCGGCTGGAAGCCCACATCGACACTCCTGAGTTTGCGGAATTGATTGAAGAATCGGCCTTCAGGGTTAAAGGAAGACAGGAGACCGATACCATTGAAATGTTGGATGACATCCGCTTTTACCTTGGAGAGCGTTTCCGTTTGAGATTCGACGATGCTGGTGTTCAGGAAATGATGGAAAGAGAGGTACAATCAAAGGACACTGAAACCGATAATACTGAGGACGTTAGCAAGATCACGGATGGTGTTAAAACGCTTGAAATCCCAAAGACTGCAGAGAAGGGAGCAGATGTTGCTCAAGTTGCATCACAGAAACGACCTCAAGAAGGGCAAGATGCCCCAGTGTTTGAGACCTTGGACGGCGAAGTTACGAACGATGAATTCTCCAAGGATGCAATTAACTACCAGATCCTCATGGACAAATTGGATCAGTTGCTCGAGAACCTCAACTTGGAGGCGTGA
- a CDS encoding uncharacterized protein (COG:K;~EggNog:ENOG410PS2T;~InterPro:IPR036236,IPR013087;~PFAM:PF00096), with translation MAGSLHSLSVPASTSNFASRRQTFHTTRTNLPHLLYYTTLSTMDVANLISHGPDYLPKRPLYSPPSSKSFKFDDKSYFTAAPTPTSYYSRSPQPPLSPPVEDQPKCTLPSISTLFEGADSAAMHPAKRQRMASPDSRPQSRAYEPVTATVPVCLPPTPPMRPGSTFHRASHSPSASSVNDKALQHTIALPADRSSISSQGSIQAGPYASPAPSVTYASSPVETAAPAPATTAAPAPTVYYHTRPAPAMAPAPAPVAAAPQQMISPVNPAWQHHHYFPPSNTAPYQQNHDRYICRTCHKAFSRPSSLRIHSHSHTGEKPFRCTHAGCGKAFSVRSNMKRHERGCHSGRPVAAVV, from the exons ATGGCTGGTTCCCTCCATTCACTGTCAGTTCCAGCCTCAACATCCAACTTCGCATCTAGACGACAAACATTCCATACTACACGTACCAACCTACCGCACCTACTCTATTACACCACACTCTCCACCATGGATGTCGCAAACCTGATCTCTCACGGGCCGGACTATCTCCCCAAGCGTCCTCTCTACAGCCCTCCTTCCTCCAAGTCTTTCAAGTTCGATGACAAGTCCTACTTCACGGCTGCTCCTACTCCTACCTCCTACTACTCGCGctctcctcagcctcctctCTCGCCTCCTGTTGAGGACCAGCCTAAATGCACCTTGCCCTCCATCTCGACTCTCTTCGAGGGTGCTGACAGCGCTGCCATGCACCCAGCCA AGCGCCAGAGAATGGCTTCTCCTGACTCCCGCCCTCAGTCGCGGGCCTACGAACCCGTCACGGCTACTGTTCCCGTCTGCTTGCCTCCTACTCCTCCAATGCGCCCCGGCTCGACCTTCCACCGGGCCAGCCACTCTCCCTCTGCCTCGTCCGTCAACGACAAGGCTCTCCAGCACACCATCGCTCTCCCAGCGGACCGTTCCTCTATCTCCAGCCAGGGCTCCATCCAAGCCGGCCCCTACGCTTCTCCCGCCCCCAGCGTGACGTACGCTTCTTCTCCCGTTGAGAccgctgctcctgctcctgctacCACCGCTGCTCCCGCCCCCACAGTCTACTACCACACCAGACCAGCTCCCGCGATGGCTCCCGCTCCCGCCCCCGTGGCAGCAGCTCCTCAGCAGATGATCTCTCCCGTCAACCCTGCTTGGCAACACCACCACTACTTCCCTCCCTCCAACACCGCGCCCTACCAGCAGAACCACGACCGGTACATCTGCCGGACCTGCCACAAGGCTTTCTCGCGGCCCTCCAGCCTGCGTATTCACTCGCACAGCCACACTGGTGAGAAGCCTTTCCGCTGCACACATGCGGGATGTGGAAAGGCCTTCTCTGTGCGCAGCAACATGAAGCGCCATGAGAGGGGATGCCACAGCGGCCGTCCTGTTGCAGCTGTTGTATAA
- the SMC5 gene encoding DNA repair ATPase SMC5 (BUSCO:EOG0926071Q;~COG:B,D,L;~EggNog:ENOG410PGSX;~InterPro:IPR003395,IPR027417,IPR027131;~PFAM:PF13476,PF02463;~go_component: GO:0030915 - Smc5-Smc6 complex [Evidence IEA];~go_process: GO:0000724 - double-strand break repair via homologous recombination [Evidence IEA];~go_process: GO:0006281 - DNA repair [Evidence IEA];~go_process: GO:0007062 - sister chromatid cohesion [Evidence IEA]), translated as MPSLPTVSRRRQRSEEDTDAASPTPTQSSTGSKRRRLQSPVEHDDDNDGNDTGDEGADQETDTGEGGPKPSTQASMSMNGTQATQTQATQLNGSQAQSEPDANGYKPGSIVRIKVNDFVTYTSAEFFPGPKLNMVIGPNGTGKSTLVCAICLGLGWGPQHLGRAKDPGEFVKHGCREASIEIELAGGTRFRRNPVVRRVIKRDGNKSFFFLNDKPVGRNKVYELAQSFAIQIDNLCQFLPQDKVAEFAALTPIELLHSTQRAAAGPEMLEWHESLKKLRAQQKKLQTDNQADKDLLANLENRQEMQRADVERMRQRAEIKRKIEMMEFSRPVTQYKDHHQRYEAAKENTSKLRQELQQLEAELEPAFRVLNAKRDYCTSLNDAVKEQEKLIDQASNSAKELAKKIEQREDSIKDLAGQIEAERKSAATHKQEQNRIHQTVNKLKRQMEEEPVEFNVDWYNERIREKRQEMRNLMARGESIKDERRPIFEALNDRKMRIHQAERQLSNLDSVSGRQETKLETLSHDTYTAYKWLLDNQDKFEKEVFAPPIVSCSVKDPKYADALESLMQKNDYLAFTTQSRNDFRTLQKYLSIDMKLSDISIKTSSVPLDRFQPSLSDGEIRQFGFDGWAKDYLNGPDPVIAVLCSENRLHQTPIGLRDINDDEYNRIAEGTITSWVSGKHSYQISRRREYGPSATSTRTRQVRRAQAWTTQPVEASTKHELQQRVQVLRDELREFEEKANAGRARLEQLGREHGDIKREMEELEREKSDRQTAHTNFRAIPEKISQQEAKLKSMESISEGVKARVRGIRDQQDRLSIKKAEATIEYARAVEKLRKLHEQHITTRVRQIEAISDFDTLEHRSEEQRTIQKQKEAEVTEAMAYLKSASEIGKKLMKEASAIVKASKRQPDLEEFLKTLSDYTSERLEADIDSEKARLELTQGGSNNVIKEFEERERQINKLRSKLADFESQLSDFNYAINEVRSKWEPKLDALVKKISDAFSDSFARIGCAGQVALDKAGEEPTPIDAANGERPIGTAGDSDFDQWSIQIHVKFRESEGLSLLDSHRQSGGERAVSTIFYLMALQSLSASPFRVVDEINQGMDPRNERMVHERLVDIACAHTTTANSTTASNDDESVGGGGGGQYFLITPKLLSGLVYKPGMRVLCIVSGEHMPPDYSQLNFGHVVERLRAVKTAHGANAKGKGRAIKSPVQRVNGVSA; from the exons ATGCCTTCTTTGCCAACGGTCTCTCGCCGCCGACAACGGTCAGAGGAGGATACCGATGCGGCCTCTCCCACACCCACGCAGTCTTCGACTGGCAGCAAACGCCGACGATTACAATCTCCTGTGGAacatgatgatgataatgatgGCAATGATACGGGTGATGAGGGCGCAGATCAGGAAACGGATACTGGGGAGGGTGGGCCAAAGCCTTCTACACAGGCTAGCATGAGTATGAATGGGACGCAGGCTACACAGACGCAAGCTACGCAGTTAAACGGCAGTCAAGCGCAAAGTGAGCCTGATGCAAATGGCTATAAACCCGGTTCTATTGTGCGGATTAAGGTTAATGATTTTGTTACCTATACGTCTGCGGAGTTCTTCCCTGGTCCGAAGCTGAACATGGTTATTGGACCGAACGGAACGGGAAAGAGTACCTTGGTGTGCGCAATATGCTTAGGTCTAGGATGGGGTCCGCAG CACTTAGGACGTGCCAAAGACCCCGGTGAATTCGTCAAGCATGGCTGCCGAGAAGCTAGTATTGAGATCGAGCTTGCAGGAGGGACCCGTTTTCGTCGAAACCCAGTTGTGCGTCGAGTTATCAAACGGGATGGCAACAAGAGTTTCTTCTTTCTAAACGACAAGCCTGTGGGCCGCAACAAGGTGTACGAACTCGCTCAGTCTTTTGCTATTCAAATCGACAATCTTTGCCAGTTTCTGCCGCAAGACAAGGTAGCGGAGTTTGCTGCGCTTACACCAATTGAATTGCTCCACTCGACGCAGAGGGCTGCTGCGGGGCCGGAGATGCTTGAGTGGCATGAGAGTTTGAAGAAGCTGAGAGCTCAACAGAAGAAACTGCAAACTGATAACCAGGCTGATAAGGACCTGCTTGCGAACCTCGAAAACCGACAAGAAATGCAGAGGGCGGATGTTGAACGGATGCGACAGAGGGCTGAAATCAAGAGAAAGATTGAGATGATGGAGTTCTCGAGACCCGTTACGCAATACAAAGACCACCACCAGCGATATGAAGCCGCAAAAGAAAATACGTCGAAACTCAGGCAAGAGCTTCAGCAGCTCGAAGCAGAGCTAGAACCAGCGTTCAGGGTGTTGAATGCAAAGAGGGACTATTGCACGTCATTGAATGATGCCGTTAAGGAACAGGAAAAACTCATCGATCAAGCGAGCAATTCAGCCAAGGAACTTGCAAAGAAGATTGAGCAACGTGAAGACTCGATAAAGGATCTGGCGGGACAAATCGAGGCTGAGAGGAAGTCTGCTGCCACGCACAAGCAGGAACAGAATCGAATTCATCAGACCGTCAACAAGCTCAAACGCCAAATGGAGGAGGAGCCTGTAGAATTCAATGTTGACTGGTACAATGAGAGAATT AGAGAGAAACGACAGGAAATGCGAAACCTGATGGCTCGCGGTGAAAGTATCAAAGACGAACGGCGACCAATTTTCGAGGCGCTTAATGATAGGAAGATGCGTATACATCAGGCAGAGCGACAGCTATCCAACCTCGATTCTGTTTCTGGGCGGCAAGAAACGAAGCTTGAAACCCTATCGCACGACACGTACACGGCCTACAAATGGCTCTTGGACAACCAAGACAAGTTCGAAAAAGAAGTCTTTGCTCCGCCGATTGTCTCATGCTCTGTCAAAGATCCAAAATACGCCGATGCCCTCGAGTCATTAATGCAGAAGAATGACTACCTGGCCTTCACGACTCAGAGCCGTAACGATTTCAGAACTTTGCAGAAGTACCTAAGCATAGACATGAAGCTTTCCGATATCAGTATCAAGACAAGCTCTGTCCCTCTGGACCGCTTCCAGCCTTCTTTGTCGGATGGGGAGATTCGCCAATTTGGGTTCGATGGCTGGGCGAAGGACTATCTCAACGGCCCAGATCCTGTGATTGCCGTCCTCTGCAGCGAAAACCGATTGCATCAAACACCTATCGGTCTTCGCGATATCAACGATGATGAGTACAATCGGATAGCGGAGGGGACAATAACCTCGTGGGTATCTGGGAAACACAGCTATCAGATCTCCCGGCGCCGAGAATACGGGCCTAGTGCGACAAGTACTCGTACGAGGCAAGTCAGACGGGCGCAAGCCTGGACAACTCAGCCTGTCGAAGCATCAACGAAGCATGAATTACAACAGAGAGTCCAGGTTCTTAGAGATGAACTTCGGGAGTTCGAAGAAAAGGCGAATGCTGGTAGAGCCAGACTTGAGCAGTTGGGCAGAGAGCATGGAGACATCAAACGCGAAATG GAGGAGCTTGAACGAGAGAAATCCGATAGGCAAACCGCTCATACGAACTTCAGGGCAATTCCTGAAAAGATCA GTCAACAGGAAGCCAAGCTGAAAAGTATGGAGAGCATCTCTGAAGGAGTCAAAGCCAGGGTGCGTGGCATCCGGGATCAACAAGATCGATTATCGATTAAAAAAGCTGAAGCGACAATTGAATACGCT CGTGCGGTCGAGAAACTTCGCAAATTGCATGAGCAACACATTACAACAAGAGTCCGACAGATCGAGGCGATTTCTGATTTTGACACACTAGAGCACCGCAGCGAGGAACAGCGCACAATCCAGAAACAGAAAGAGGCCGAAGTAACGGAAGCAATGGCCTACCTTAAGTCGGCATCGGAAATTGGCAAAaagttgatgaaggaagCCAGCGCAATCGTCAAAGCTTCCAAACGCCAACCCGATTTGGAAGAATTCCTTAAAACGCTGTCGGATTACACCAGCGAACGGCTGGAGGCGGATATTGATTCAGAAAAGGCACGGCTTGAACTCACCCAGGGAGGAAGCAATAACGTGATTAAGGAATTCGAAGAGCGCGAGCGTCAAATCAACAAACTGCGCAGCAAGCTTGCAGACTTCGAGAGCCAACTGAGTGATTTCAACTATGCCATCAACGAAGTCCGCAGCAAATGGGAGCCGAAACTAGATGCGCTCGTCAAGAAAATCAGTGACGCATTTTCTGACTCCTTTGCCCGCATCGGCTGCGCAGGTCAAGTCGCCTTAGACAAAGCCGGCGAGGAGCCAACGCCAATCGACGCAGCGAACGGCGAAAGACCAATAGGGACGGCGGGCGACAGCGATTTCGACCAATGGTCGATCCAGATCCACGTCAAATTCCGCGAGAGCGAAGGTCTCTCACTTCTTGACTCGCATCGCCAATCCGGAGGCGAGAGAGCAGTCAGCACGATCTTCTATCTAATGGCGCTCCAGTCTCTCTCCGCTTCACCATTCCGCGTCGTCGACGAGATCAATCAGGGTATGGATCCGCGCAACGAGCGAATGGTGCACGAGCGCCTGGTGGATATCGCCTGTGCCCACACCACCACTGCCAATTCCACAACCGCCAGTAACGACGACGAGAGTGTGGGCGGTGGAGGTGGTGGCCAATACTTCCTGATTACGCCTAAACTCCTCAGCGGATTGGTCTATAAGCCTGGTATGAGGGTACTGTGTATTGTCAGTGGCGAACATATGCCGCCGGACTACAGTCAGTTGAACTTTGGGCATGTTGTGGAGAGGCTGCGGGCTGTGAAGACTGCTCACGGTGCTAATGCCAAGGGGAAGGGGAGGGCCATTAAGTCTCCTGTTCAGAGGGTTAATGGTGTTTCTGCTTAA
- a CDS encoding uncharacterized protein (COG:S;~EggNog:ENOG410PTQG) has protein sequence MPVPKNTKRMVLAGAVTAITIAGTLYGAGLKTNQEVAQTVQKTREITLDERIADLRQTRQNLMSKKELVEKQIRDLDMRIEDKKQKAIGGQSK, from the exons ATGCCTGTTCCCAAAAACACAAAACGCATGGTCCTAGCCGGAGCCGTGACGGCGATTACGATTGCGGGGACCCTCTACGGTGCAGGACTTAAGACGAACCAAGAGGTAGCCCAG ACTGTCCAGAAAACCCGCGAAATAACACTAGACGAACGGATTGCCGATCTCCGACAAACACGCCAGAACCTGATGTCGAAGAAGGAGCTTGTTGAAAAGCAGATCCGGGACTTGGACATGCGGATTGAAGACAAAAAACAAAAGGCTATTGGCGGGCAATCAAAATAG
- a CDS encoding lipase family protein (COG:I;~EggNog:ENOG410PFJM;~InterPro:IPR002921,IPR029058;~PFAM:PF01764;~go_process: GO:0006629 - lipid metabolic process [Evidence IEA]) has product MFNYSSLRRKTTSNDTNEAVALETDSRGLVQDDGASHVPATSGAATLLPRPVASLVSFVTQSTSLSLRLGTFFGGAALRGARSTTLTGLELSRAMIEGILTKAGRDVAVRSGGERGKAEAESLLERSLATLHTTVTSASFFAAATFRLSSTTLSSVAHMSQALLSTLDAILGSTESSRAIAAIITLIRREFRGNVPGPNAESIGVGDLLVGSVGFALLQSWGRKNTERCIRDNGGDETVWDIVILDNGMRADVVHTNQIEFPRPSSGGTEAESRRSSFITPDNDDWSFDAVQHRSSMIDGFDSPHPSLSPEDQHQVSEEDIRLYIMKQLPRGCHASIRTDLVTARTITVDVFDDNNAEISPPPGTTIVEERFCDNQDTDGSVPVGPAQRLPKHTVVFRTAFNQSQSADVRPNTGDVHAESLEQPLIDTSTRQYGSSSQGQLDAHGNSAAAGKASKLLAPKQHQKNLNNPSQSSPDAASKDTFGGSLTRLAQKMRPATIDNSDDTKQQFLKPPFEKTARSSETQPRKASKSSSNQRKSSLNKEASSAANRSTPRSHLHHSPGKKSASSPGSRQVNRGRSARNDQYSVREKNQESFMAQTDAYSARPADRRPGSAAGMRNHARSSSSLSLTRSETDMTVSVNNDGRPSSSSLHHRPKTFTPSIYSLATAGSETSLILAHRSRRSAYDDTETVQVLSRDGMVPGIFPESHFVSNIRRFSRFSSASYGSSALKVMGVRKNTKALPPPSGSDSREHSDFSDHAGLPPSTILLSSFVDPEGGSNAAGETETGFPLVHFLCVDHESKAIVLTLRGTWGFEDILTDMTCDYDDLLWQGRTWKVHKGMHASARRLLEGGGGRVMNTIKAALEEFPDYGVVMCGHSLGGGVAALLATMISEPVNETAEPAFVTASYHSVMRRMLPSRNGAYNVQPYYFLPPGRPIHVYAYGPPAVMSPFLRRATRGLITTIVNGQDVVPSLSLGILHDMHAVSLAFKSDTSGTKSNVRYRVWESLRQSIVNKFYVNEAPMLVHAGDGVGEDAWAWQTLKGLREEMCALKLMPPGEVFVVETMRVLQRDAFTPNLADDGSPRLGRPATRVQLKFIRDVETLFGELRFGSGMLSDHNPARYEASLAALTRGILDG; this is encoded by the exons ATGTTTAATTATTCATCCTTAAGAAGAAAAACGACATCCAACGACACAAACGAAGCCGTCGCGCTCGAAACTGACTCGAGGGGTCTGGTCCAGGACGACGGTGCCAGCCATGTGCCCGCCACTTCGGGTGCGGCCACGCTGCTTCCGCGGCCGGTTGCCTCCTTGGTATCGTTCGTGACCCAGTCGACGTCGCTTTCCCTTCGGCTAGGAACGTTTTTTGGAGGTGCCGCGCTGAGGGGGGCTCGAAGTACGACATTGACGGGGCTCGAGCTCAGTCGGGCTATGATTGAAGGAATTTTGACTAAGGCCGGAAGAGATGTGGCTGTTAGGAGTGGCGGAGAACGTGGGAAGGCAGAGGCAGAGTCGCTGCTTGAGCGGAGT CTGGCTACTCTGCATACAACGGTCACTTCAGCGTCGTTTTTCGCCGCGGCAACGTTTCGCCTTTCGTCGACGACCCTATCATCCGTTGCGCATATGTCCCAGGCTCTATTATCTACCCTCGATGCGATACTTGGTTCAACGGAATCATCGAGAGCGATAGCGGCTATCATAACATTGATCCGAAGAGAGTTTAGAGGAAATGTGCCTGGTCCCAATGCTGAAAGCATTGGAGTGGGTGATCTTCTCGTTGGCTCTGTTGGATTCGCCCTGTTACAAAGCTGGGGGAGGAAGAACACTGAACGATGCATACGTGATAATGGCGGAGATGAGACGGTGTGGGACATAGTCATCTTGGATAACGGCATGAGAGCAGATGTCGTCCACACAAATCAAATTGAATTCCCCCGTCCTTCCAGTGGTGGCACGGAAGCAGAGTCCAGGCGTTCCTCATTTATAACTCCCGATAATGACGATTGGTCGTTCGATGCCGTGCAGCATCGCTCGAGCATGATCGATGGCTTTGATAGCCCTCATCCGTCTCTTTCGCCAGAAGACCAGCACCAGGTTTCTGAAGAAGACATTCGGCTATACATCATGAAGCAGCTACCTCGTGGCTGTCACGCCTCCATCAGGACCGATCTAGTCACGGCACGAACCATCACAGTGGATGTCTTTGATGACAACAATGCAGAAATCAGCCCACCACCTGGGACAACGATCGTTGAGGAGAGGTTCTGTGACAATCAGGATACTGATGGTTCAGTTCCTGTTGGTCCGGCCCAGCGTCTTCCTAAACACACTGTTGTGTTCAGGACAGCCTTCAATCAGTCGCAAAGTGCCGATGTGAGACCTAACACAGGCGATGTGCATGCTGAATCGCTAGAGCAACCGTTAATTGACACTTCTACGCGCCAATATGGCAGCTCCAGCCAAGGTCAATTGGATGCGCATGGTAACTCTGCTGCTGCAGGGAAGGCCTCCAAACTTCTCGCTCCCAAACAACACCAAAAAAACTTGAACAATCCATCTCAAAGCAGTCCGGATGCAGCATCCAAGGACACTTTCGGAGGCTCATTAACAAGGCTTGCTCAGAAAATGAGACCTGCCACTATTGATAACAGTGATGACACCAAGCAACAGTTTCTGAAACCGCCATTTGAGAAGACTGCGCGCTCATCCGAGACCCAGCCTAGAAAGGCTTCTAAGTCAAGTTCCAACCAAAGGAAGTCATCACTTAATAAAGAGGCTTCGTCCGCTGCAAACAGGAGCACACCCAGGTCGCATTTGCACCATTCACCTGGAAAGAAATCTGCCTCTTCTCCAGGGTCACGGCAGGTCAACCGCGGCAGAAGTGCAAGAAACGATCAATATTCAGTTCGCGAAAAAAACCAGGAGTCATTTATGGCACAGACAGATGCCTATTCCGCACGGCCTGCGGATAGGCGCCCCGGGTCGGCCGCAGGCATGAGAAACCATGCGCGCAGCAGCAGTTCCTTGTCTTTGACAAGATCTGAAACAGATATGACCGTGTCTGTCAACAATGATGGCCGCCCTAGctcatcttctcttcatcatcgGCCCAAGACATTTACACCTAGCATCTATTCTCTAGCGACAGCGGGCTCAGAGACATCGCTCATACTTGCCCACCGTTCTAGAAGAAGTGCATACGATGACACGGAAACAGTCCAAGTACTCAGTCGTGATGGCATGGTCCCTGGCATTTTCCCTGAAAGCCATTTTGTGTCCAACATTCGCCGTTTTTCACGATTCTCCTCCGCATCGTACGGATCAAGTGCTCTCAAGGTAATGGGAGTCCGCAAAAACACCAAAGCGCTTCCACCTCCTTCAGGCTCGGATAGCCGAGAGCATAGTGATTTCTCAGACCATGCAGGGCTACCACCATCAACAATCCTTCTTTCATCCTTTGTTGACCCGGAAGGTGGTTCTAATGCAGCAGGTGAAACAGAAACTGGTTTTCCACTTGTGCACTTTCTTTGCGTGGACCATGAATCAAAGGCTATTGTACTTACACTTCGAGGAACATGGGGGTTTGAGGATATCCTGACTGATATGACTTGTGACTATGATGACCTCTTGTGGCAGGGAAGAACCTGGAAGGTCCACAAGGGCATGCACGCGTCTGCTAGACGTCTCCTGGAAGGAGGAGGCGGGCGAGTCATGAACACCATCAAGGCTGCTCTGGAGGAGTTCCCGGACTATGGGGTGGTGATGTGCGGGCATTCATTGGGCGGTGGTGTCGCCGCCCTTCTCGCAACGATGATATCCGAACCTGTTAATGAAACGGCTGAACCGGCATTCGTGACCGCGTCTTACCATTCTGTTATGCGGCGTATGCTTCCATCCAGAAACGGCGCATATAATGTACAGCCATATTATTTCCTCCCTCCTGGACGTCCCATCCACGTTTATGCATACGGGCCTCCTGCTGTCATGTCTCCCTTTTTACGCCGTGCAACTCGCGGTTTGATCACCACGATTGTCAATGGACAAGACGTCGTCCCGAGCCTTTCTCTCGGTATCCTGCACGACATGCACGCCGTCTCCCTGGCATTCAAAAGCGACACATCCGGCACGAAGTCTAACGTGCGATATCGAGTCTGGGAAAGTTTAAGACAGAGCATCGTGAACAAATTCTACGTCAACGAAGCTCCCATGCTTGTTCACGCCGGTGACggtgttggagaagatgCCTGGGCATGGCAAACCCTCAAAGGCCTCCGCGAAGAAATGTGCGCTCTTAAACTCATGCCTCCTGGAGAGGTGTTCGTCGTGGAGACAATGCGGGTTCTCCAGCGGGACGCTTTTACGCCAAACTTGGCTGACGATGGCTCACCGCGACTTGGACGGCCAGCAACACGGGTGCAATTGAAGTTCATCCGAGATGTCGAGACCTTGTTTGGGGAGCTGAGATTTGGCTCTGGGATGCTGAGCGATCACAATCCGGCAAGATATGAGGCTAGTCTTGCTGCTCTTACGCGGGGTATTTTGGATGGATAA